GCTCTGTCTTTGGCTTTCTCTCTGCCCAGACACGTCAGAGGCCAAGGGCACCCAATGAAGTTAGGTCTTTTCCCAGGTACCCACGGGATACATAGCACAAGCCTCCTTATTGCAACTCCCTCTCCCAAATACCCGGTTTCCTAGTTCTTCACTCTACCACTTATCTACTCCTGGTCAAGACTCAAGGCAATGGGAAATGCAGTCCTGAAAAACCTAGGCAGCTCATCActattcctttataaaaaaaacaaaaacaaacaaaaaaaaaacaaaacctttcccccttcctctctgggtAGGTGTCTACTTTCCCTTTGTATAGTAGAAATTTCCCCTACAGTACAATCCTATGATTTCATAGTTATAGATGAATTTATTATGGATGGGACTCATCTTCCTGTGTCCCACAGCAATAAACTTCTTGGCTTAGCTTTAATGATAGAAGGGGACCAGTGAGAGAAAACCAGCTTGCCCGCAAAAGGAAATAAGTACCTCAAGAGATATTCCAAAAATATTACTTGCAGTATCAGAATATTTTAGAAGTGCCCCAGAAAAAAGAGAGACTGGCAAATGTCATGATtcttaagtaaaaacaaagagtAGAATCAATTAGAGTTTACTGAGAAGTGCCCAGTCTACCAGAAGAGATACCTAATAATCAATTACCTGGTTTGAAGGATAAACGTCCCTTCAGTAATCCAACTCCCTggttttatagattaggaaatgGTAACAAAGAGGAGGTAATTTGCGCAGGATCATCCAACTAAGTTGTGTCACTTGGACCCAATGGTCTTAACTCCCGCTCTTGGTATCTTTCTCCCACACACCTTTATCTGGTTTGTGGCTGCAAAGCAATTTATAAAGAAGGGTATAGCTAAAGGTTAAGGTGCTGGAAGTAAAAGGGAATGGAGGAAGGAACGAGCAAGAAAGATAGTTGGAAGCCTAACAAAACAAGTGGTTCCAGGACCACTGTCAGACTTTTCTCCTGTAAGAAGTACAGTAGGTCTGCTACCGACAGAAGAGATCACTTCAGAAGACTTTACCAAGGATAACACGAAAGATTTGCCCCACAAATGCTATGCTTTACTGGAAAGTTCTTGACTGTTAGCAAGAATTCTTTGCAAATGGTTAGATTTTTGAAAGCAAGGAGGATGAAGTGAAATTGAGCATATATCCTAATTTGTACTATTAAGGAGTAATCTTAGAGGAACATCATGACATAGAGCCTCTCTTGTTCCAAAAAGATTTTTCTGGAACTAGAAAGAGATGCAGAATGCAATTATATTTTAGTGGTTGGatgtcaaaatgaaataaattggagGCTGATTAGTAAAGTGAAGAATTATGTGATGCTAACATGCTTCCTTTGCATATAGTTTTAGGTATACTATTAACTCagtaaaggacttttttttcccttatatttgtGCCATATCAGGTCAGTTAATTATTTATAAGAATGCACAGGCTAATATTCTAGGGGAACTGCAGGCTGCTCCAAAGTCTCTATGAAACTAAATTAGCCTTGTGTAACCTGTGCATTCTTCTGAATACATATGGATCTATTAAATGACCTGTTTTGAAAGAAACACAAGTTGTTTTTTGGGCAGTATACCCTTGGGCAGGCTTTCCCCTGTCTTTTGTCGTGATCACTCACACAAATGGGTACTCAAGCTTTACCATTGTTTGCACAGCTTATTGACAGAAATGACCAATAGCGGTTTTGAAATCTGGAGGGTGGATGGGCAAGTGCACTGTCCAAAATCTGCCAGAGCCGCTGGTCTCCACCTGTATCTCCATGGAGAACTACCAGGTGAGTCTCTTCACTTCTTAGGGCTTCAGCTTCATCATCATGAAAGGGAGAAAACCTGGAGGATCTGTCCCTGGGGCTTGTGAGGCTCAAGTATGCCTTGTTTATGAGGAATCATTAATCATAGTACTGCATACCGATGCCTTCAAAGCCATTCCTCCCCACCCTGGAACCCTGTGAGAATGTTCCTGGTTCTGTGGTTGACTTTAATTTACAACAGACTGCTGCTCACTGTGCTGTCAGAAAAGCACTGCTTGGGCATGTTACTCACATCTTTAATTTGGACTAAGTAAGTGTATCTTTTGAGAGATCCTCACAAATTGCTTCTTAACTCGggcgcctgggtcgctcagtggttgggcgtctgccttcagctcaggtcatgatcccgggatctgggatcgagtcccacatggggctccctgtggggagcctgcttctccctcttctcatgTCTCCAccattctctctgtgtatctcatgaataaataaatgaaatctttagaaaattactttttaactCATAAAATGTGGGAATGCCAAAGAGAAGTTGCTcaactaaaacaaatgaaaatagaatcatCTGGAGACTCAAGTGGCAAAGTAAAAGTTAATGATGcttaatatttttgtaatgaaatggaacattttattttgccaGGGCTTGTTACCTATATCACATTCTACTGTAAAATCACCTAATTTTTATTGTGTTGTACAATAAATGATATGGTTCTTTCTAGTTCTTGAGATACTATCCAGGGGAAATTTTTGTGCTCATATTTACACCGCAGGAATAGACCTGAACTATCtaagaaaactatatataaattggtattgggggtgcctgggtggctcagttggttaagcatctgcctttggctcagattatgatccccgagcccccttcctgcccccacatTGAATctcagcattgggctccctgctcagtggggagcctgcttctccctctgcccttcccactatttgtgctttctctcactcctgctctctctcaaatgaataaaatcttttaaaaaataaaatacaatggtattgaatacaattttgaaaacaaatcatAACAATTATGCCAGCTGTATACCTTTTTGCATAGTCTTTGCAACTGTATACCTTTTTGCATATCCTTCCTGTTCTTTGTGACAGCTGCAAGTATACAACTTTTATGTAAGTTTTCGATAGCTTCGCCTTGCCATGTGCACACAATTTTAGGGATATCTTTTTGCCTTAGCATGGCATCATAGATGCTTTCCCATATTACAGTATTATCTTCTTGCTTATGGTTTTAAAGGACTGGATACTGTTCCATTTGTTCCATGTGTTATAACTCTCGGATCACTTCCTAGTTGTTGAGCACTTAAGttgtctttgttttatatattattcatgaTACAACTATTATTTTCCACCCCTAGTGTCTGTCTTAAATTGTCTTGTTAGGATAACTTCCCAGCAATGAGATTACTGTTCAAAAAATTTGAATAACTTTCTAATTCTTGATCTATTGCACTCTATGACGTGGCGTGTTTTAGCATTCTTGAACAGCCCTGAGCAGCACTGACTGATGATGGTCCTTGTACAGGACATTTATGTGTTGGTGGATTTATAGTCTTCAATTGGAAAACAGCTTAACCTTAGAGtcattttaatggaaaaactgTGAAGAGGCTAGAACTAAACCAAGACAGAGGTTTCTGAACTTTGGCTTTCTTGCTTGTACAATTGATTCTATCATTCCATGATACTTGGCACCAAATTATGTCTAAGCAGTGAGTTATttcagagtgtgtgtgtatgtatgcccAGGTGCAGGTAGAACCTTGAATGCTAATCCTATTGAAATTGTGAGAGAGAGCCCTAGACATAAAGCATCCCATAAATGTGACACATCTGGCTGTTTAAGAAACTTTGACTTATGGCAACTTGGGATGGGCAGATGTTGAGAAGCTGTTGCTTGCAGGGGCCTGTCAGGTGTTGTATATGAGTGAGACAGCAGAGGTTGGACAGTACAGGAGTCAGGGACAGAGTGAAGTGGGGTTACAGGCCTTATCCAGGAATGTGCTGGTACTTGACTCTCTCTGACAGCTGCCACAAAAGAATGCCTGTCTGATATCTTCAGCACTTTCAAACTTTCAAGGGAATTGGGAAATCTAAAGTTTTaggtgtcttagtccatttgggctacTGTAACAAAACTACCATTGACTGGATGGCTTGGATAACAAtctttatttcccacagttctggaggtggataGTTTAAGATCAAGGGGCTGGCAGAATGGGCACGGGTGAGAGCCCACCTCCTTGCTCCCAGACAGCCTCCTTTATGCTGTGTCCTCATCTGGCAGAAGAGGGTTAAGGAGCTCTTTGGGCCGCTCTATGAGGGAATGAATGTCATTCACTGTCTTTGCTCTGTATTTGCTCTCTGAACCCATAGGCTGCCAGGTTGTTCCAATGGCTTTAAAGATGCATATTTGCAAGATTCTACTgtgagccctccccacccccaagaattatagttttaaagtaaaatttttattagtttgaTTTTCCCATAATTTACCAAGTGGTACATAGCCTATGTTCTAAGTAATGCATGCTTTGTCATAGTTAGAATGATGtttcattgaattatttttacttaggATTTCTTCTGGTGCTCATAATCCAATTGTACCAAGCAACTGAGTGATTTGCTCTGTCCAGGGGAAAAAAGTATCTGTCAAAACTCTTATTTTTGCCTCTTAAACAATTAATCCCTAACAATAATTCAGAAGCCTGTCTGACATGTTAAAGAAGACTTTAAGAAGCACCTTATATCACAGTTTCTGTGAGTCCAGAATCCAGGACTCAACGGGATCCTCGGCTCAGGATGTCACAGGCTGTGGTCAAAATGTTGACTAGGCTGCATTCTCAACTGGAGGTTCACCAGGAAaaaatctgcttccaagctcatttgGGATATTGGcagaatttgtttcctttctgttgtAGGGCTGAGGACTTCAGCTTTTTACTATCTTCCAGAGGCTGTCCTCAGTTCCCACAGGCTGCACACAGTGCCCTCCACGTGGCCCTCTTTCTAGGCAGTGTGCAATTAGCTTGTTCATCAAGGTCAGCAGGAGAGTGAGAACAAATTTTCTAGCAAGATTAGTCTTACATAGCACGATATAATCTTGGGATTCATCTCCTTTCACCTGTGCCCTACTCTCTGGTTAGGAGCAAGTCACAGGTCCCACCCACACTCAATGGGAGGGTTTATACAAAGTCAAGAAAAACAGGAGGTGGGACCATAGGAGTACCTTAGAGTCTGCCCCCCATAAGGATTCCCGGTGCCTTGAAATACTACCTGGGacatagtagacactcagtaGATTCTGGTAGTTGAATGACTTAATGTTGCAGATATTACTTCTTTGCACCATGTATTGCTAGTGTTTTTTTCGCAAATCTATAGCTTATCATTTGGCTTCATTTATTACATGTTGTGATATgtagaaatgttaaattttaattagaCAAATTAACTCAAATTTCCTTTTGGTTTATTACATGACTTCACATCTCAGGGAATCCTTCTCCTATCTAGAGACCAGATAAATATTTGCCTGTATTTTCAGCTGgaattttaatgatttctttctttttctttttctttctttctttctttctttctttctttctttctttctttctttctttctttctttcttttttcttttttttttttttgcatttaactCTGACCTATCTAGAAGGTTAAGAACTAAAGGGAGAGAGCTGCCagggtggcttagctgtttagcgttgccttcggcccagggtgtgtcctggagacccgggatcgagccccatgttgggcttcctgcatggagcctgcttctccctctgcctgtgtctctgcttctctctctgtgtccttcatgaataaataaataaaatcctttaaaaaaaagtagaactaaGGGGAGAGTTGTAACATAATATAATGAGTAATCCCTTTTTCTCCACCAATCTTTACTACCTTATTTAGCTATGTTGAATTATTATGTACTTGGTACTGGGCCCTCTATTCTAGTTCATTTATTTGTCATTCTCTTCTTGCTTTAACTATACACGTAAAATATTATAgtattggggacacctgggtggctcagtggttgagtgtctgcctctggctcagggtgtcgtctcggagtcccaggattgagtcccgcatcaggctcccctcgaggagcctgcttctccctctgcctatatctctgcctttctctgtgcctctcatgaataaataaacaaaatcttaaaaaaatatagcattgaagaagaaattttaaaaataaaaaataaaaattatagcagTGCTAGTCAGAAATGCCAGAGAAGTTACTATCAGACTCATTCAGTGTCATAGGTAGGACATGGTCTAAGTTGTTGTAACAGCAAGACTCCAAAATACAAAGGCTCAAATAAAATGGAAGctttttagtatttagtattatGGTGTAGAGGTACGTGAAGTCCAGAGCTGGAGAGGCAGCCTTTCTCCACCATCCTCTGGGGACCTAGGCTCCTTCTACCCCGTAGCTCTGCTAGCACCCAGGGTGCTATCCTGGTCTATGTGGGTGAAGCTGTCTCACCCCCACATCCATGCTTGTCTTCTATGTGTTAGAAGTCCTGGGAACGTACCTTTGCCTTTGGGCTCATGAGTCAGAAATGGTATATTACTTTTTCTTCCATACCTTTTATTTAAACAAGACCATGTTGCCACATCTACCTTCAAGAGAGGCTAGGAAATATGGTATCAAACTGGGTGGACATGGATTTGGCTAAAATTTGGGAGGCTCtattattaaaagaagaaaaatggtgcCAGGGACAATTAATGGTCTTTGCCCCAGTCCAGCATTCATAGTTACAAATAATCGAATTTAACAGGAAAGTAGTGATCATTTTtgtcaagtgaaaaaaatcaacctttggatatgtcaataaaatataattatgtccttatttttggttttagatGGCCAGTAACTCATGTGCCAGGTAGCATTCTATGCCAATCTTGAACGCCAATCGGAAGTCACTGCACGGCATACCTGGTCCAGGATCATAACTGGGCTAGTGGagtaattcaaaaaagaaaaaagaattgaagcCATGGCAAAGGGAACTAGAGTTCGGTCTACCTCTCCTCCAGATGGAGGCTGGGGCTGGATGATTGTGGCTGGCTGTTTCCTTGTCACCATCTGCACCCGGGCAGTTACCAGGTAGGTGGCATTCTCTTCTTCATTAATAAGATGATCTGGCTTGTCTTTTCTTCTAAGTTTGCTTCATTCTATTTCTGAACCTGTCATTCTGAAAATATCTGTTTAGGTATGGGATATGTGGTGTGTATATTTCCTTTGtttgaatgtctttttctttGCAAGGAATGTGATGTTCTGACACTTGAAAGTCCTGGATAGTGGTGTCTTCTATAATATCTGGCACATAAACCTGGGGTATTAGGACATTTTTAGACTAATGTTGTGGCTATTCCAGTCATTTGTTTTCATAAGCAGCTcatcccagaaaagaaaaatatgtaaggtcaaaacatcctttttttttttcttaggattttatttatttattcatgagagacacatagcgagaggcagagacataggcagagggagaaggcggctccctgcaaggagcctgatgtgggactcgttcccaggtcctgggatcacaccctaagccaaaggcagacactcaactgctgagccacccaggcgtccccataagGTCAAAACAATTCTTGAAAACCTCCTGACTCACCAGATACTGAGCTACTGAAGGCTTATAATCTAGAATTTaaattcttctgcttcattttacatttgtctGTGCTGCTGGACGCTAAGTTCTAGGTTGAAGGAAAGGAACAGCATAAGTACAGGCTACTCTCattctcatttgttcatttcttctctctttcttttatccaAGGGCATACTGTTGAATATACTTAAATTACACTTGTATACCTTGTGACTCATTCAtcttatttatatgtggaataaatACATGCTTGAACTCTGCATGTGCTAGCTCTTTCCTCTACACGTGCTTTCTTTCATTCAAGTAAGAACTATTTGTTGCTCTTCTCTGGCAACACACCTTTAGCAGTGAATGAAAGTAATCTGcagtaaaaactttttttaatgacatCCTCAATACACACACGCATCAATATTTCCCCCCCATAGCAAATATATAATGCAAGAAAGAAGCGAGATATTTGTTTTTGCTACAATAAGAGTTGGTTGATTATGTATCATTAAAACTATaggtttgtttaaaataatacgATTGGTATtgaagctgatttttttcttcttctttttttttttttttcgtagtCAATTGCAGGAACAACCTGCACCCCAGAACACTTTATTAAGACCTTATTGCTTACATAGTTAGAGACACAGACTGAGTTATACCAAATTTCCCTGTGCCTGGTTCCAGGTTACTCTGTGTAGAGCTTCCCTAAGCTATTGAGAGCTAGGACACTGCTAGGCAGGGGCAGGACCCGCAGTGAGAAGAATGGTACCTCCTAGGAGTTGTAGAAGGGGCAATGGGCTTTGAGAAGGCCCTTGGGGTGAGCAGAGAGATCAGGAATATAGCCTTAAGCCAGGGCCTAGGGGCAACATTCCCTGAGATGAGTCAAGCTCCAGCCCTCTCTGGAGTTTCCAGAACAAAGCTGGGTGGATTTGGAGAGCAGCACTGTGAAGGGAGCAGGGGGCATTGTCTCCAGGTGCTGCTGGAGCCAAGGGAGCTTGGAAGAGAGGCTGGGTAGCAATAGGGTTTCTTGCATTATGGTGCGGGGATGAATGTCTCTAATGGGGGATTCACGTACCAAAGCTGGGGTGGAATAGCTGTCACCAGGCCTGGGGGCAATGGGTCTGCTGGGGTGACCACAGGAGGCAAGGAAAGCCAACTGTTGCCCACACCCCACTTAAAACAACTGCATTCATGCAGGATGAGGCAGGGAGTCTCCTCTAATGGGGATGGGGTCGTTTTTAGGCCGAGGTATGGATGCTCCCTCAATTCCTTAGTGTGGATGAACTTTTGGGAAGTTAAGTTTCTTTAATTAAACTCAGTCTCCTGGAGTAACCCTTCATTCACTCACTTCCAGAGACTAACCTGGCTGCTCTCACTTCCCCACCTGTTGTCACAAGGCACTTGTTACAGGGCTGGCTGCTGAGGAAAAGGTCGGGAGGCCTGGGAGGTGGCTCTGATGGTGGCCAGTCTTCAGGGTCAGGAGTCCAGGTGGAGGTGGTCAGGGGCTAGCGGCTGCCATAATACAGGTGCACAGCCAGACCAATGAGCAGTGTGGCCAGGAAGAAGGCAGCTGTGAGCTGTAGCCACAGCAGGGCTGCTGAGAACACGGCATTGACCACAAGTGAGCAGAACACAACAAACAGGCGTGTGATGCTGCTGCCGTGCTTCATGACAGCTGACACGAGTAGTCCATTTACTGCCTGGCTCAGTACCACAAGCGCTGCCCATCCTGAGAAAACCTTCAGGAGCCCCGGGCCAGGGCCGCCACCTGCATGCAGACCTAGATTTAGGAGCACACCAAAAGTGTAGAGGAAAAGGTTCTGAAGTGCTAGGGGCAGCCGCTGTCGCTTCATGAGCAGTTCTGTGTACACGGACGAGAGGCCTGAGATGAGGCAGTACAGGATGAGAAGCAGCAGTCCAGTGGAGTGATATGCAGGGGCATGGGGCCAGCAGCAACTGCTAATGCATAACAAGCCCCTGCCACCATCAGCAGCAGTAGTGCTAAGCCCTGACGTGCAGAGAGGCGGtgtcagagacagaggcagtaGAACAGGGCCATGCTTCCAATCTTGAGATTGCTCAGCACCTGGTAGGTGCTGGGGTCCATATAACGTTGAAGATAGATCACTAGGTTGTTGTTAGCTCCGTAGAGTAGGGCTGATAGTGCAAATGGGGCAGCCTGGCACCATGGTGGGGCCCCCTGGGGCCATGCCTGCCAGCCCACCAAGAGGGAGAAGGCGCACAACAGTAGCTTGGTCAACTCGGTCAGCCAAGGAGGGCCGGAAAGGCACTTTGCCATTCACATGGCACAGTGTCAGCAATGGGGCATGGGCACCATACATGGCAGTGGATAAGAGTAGCATCAGGGTCCAGCGGGCCTGCCTGGGACAACCCAGGCCTGGCATACCCCCATCCTCTACACTCAGGCCCAAACCAGACCCTGGGGGGGCCTGTGTAGCTAGCAAGGGGGCAGTGGGAATTGTATCAAGTTTGGGGAAAATCAGTATGGAGCCAGCTCCCCGGAGGGAGGAGCTGTGGTACATTGCTAAAGAGTATACTGAGAATCAGAGTCAGCAGCAAACTCCACAGTCAGGGATGGAAAAGAAAGGGGCTGGTGGCTCTAGAAGCCACAGTTTTGGGGTCAATCCCATGGGGTTAAGGAAGGGCATCCAAACTGCTGGCTGATAAGCCACTGTTTACCCTCTGTAGGAAGGAAAGCAAGGATGAAGGCTGTGGGCAAGTTGGAGGTAGCAAAAGGGTGATAGGTTGGGAAGCCAAATATGGTGTCTGTGGTTGAAAGGCCTCTACCTGCAGGCCAGAGGTGTTCATCCTTTCTCCCCCATGGGATCCAGAGCTAGTCAGGCCCCTTCCACAATGACCGAACATAGTCCCTCAGTGTCTTCTCCACATTGGGCACGGCATATGCCTGAGCCGTGTTGATGCCAGTGCAGGTACCCACAGCAAAGCCCAATACTGCTGATGCCCTCAGTTTGGCCACCACATAGCCGGCTAAGAAGTCCTTGAGGAATGGGGAGGACAAGAGCGAGCCATCCTGGCTCATACCACTGCTGACTTCTTCTTTCACACGCTGCTGCAGGCATTCCAGATGGTTCTTGAGAAATGCCAGGTCCTTAAGCTTGGGCGGAGAATCCTTGTCATCCGCCATCTTCCCCGGCTAacttgttctgatttttttttctatctgtatcATGGATCTTGTGTGCTGGGTGTGAGGAGTCATAATGTTAAAAAGGAATCTCTTGATTCTTACATGTGTAAGCTTCCATCATTTCCATGATGGGAAAGTTCTGGAAGTGAGTTTAGGGCTTTATAAGGAGGGCTTAGGTTGATATATTTTGGGTAGTAGAGTCTTCATGACTCAGTTTAGGCAGAATAGGCTTATTTACCCCCATGTAATAGATTAGGACACTGGTGCTCCGAAAGGTTAAATGATTTACCTACAGTTTTGATCTGGTGAGACAAAACTGGACTGGattgctaatcttttttttaaattattatttcttgtgtATTTGCCATTGCGCATGCACACATGATCCATTGACTCCTTCCAACACAAGTCAGGCACTTTCCTATCCTGTTATTTTTCATACATGCCCCATACTTTGGCCTGATCTTCCACATACACATGTCCTCTCTTATTGCCTTTTCATTGTGAGAAGTGACTTTGCTTCAATCTTTGCTTTCAGTCTTTGCCTCTGCTCCAAGATGTAGGCACTTTAAGGAAGCTCTGTGGCCAGTTCCTTGTCCCATCGAATACTTTGCACCTTATCCTCTAGGACAGCATAGTCCTACTAAACATAGGTTTTTAGAAAAATTGCCTTGGTGATGGAATCATTGTCTTAAGGTAGGCTACTTCCTAATATCCATAGCGTTGTCATGTCAGTGATGAGAAGTCATGGTGCCAGGGGACAGTtgcttctaaattatttttacagaGGGTCTCTCCTCTCCTCATCCTGTTGGTAACCAGTCGTAAGAATTGTTACCCCAATTTGTGTACAAACAACTACACATTAAGGTTGGGAGATGTGGATTCTTTGAGTGCTGCCCTCTGGAACTGTGAAAATAACTTGGGGTAAGGTGTCTGTAGAAAATGGAGGACTTATATCAAGGACACTGATATATTGTTGCTCTTTAATGCCATTTAGCATCTTGTGTGGCTTGTCTTGTTTGGCAGGACACTGAATCTCAGTTTTTTTCTCAGTCACAGTGGATTTGCCAGTGGAACCCATGACTGTCGCCAAAGGCTGAAGgtcttgcatatatatattttaggttgTACCCCTAAGTTATCAACTTCAACTTAACAGAAATCAGGTCCGCTACTACATAACAATGCATTCATTGAGGACAAGGCTCTATCTAGGTGCTTCCCCAAACACAGATGTTGGCACACCACCCAGTGGGCTCAGGCACAAACCactgaaatacaaatcaaaatgttctaaatatacaTCAGGTAAAAACAGAGTGTAAAATAACACTGGTGAGGGGTTCATTCTGACCTTGGAAGTTCAGGGCAGGCTTTCTAGAGAAGTTGTCCCTGGAGTGAAGTCTTGAAGAATGGGTAGAACTTGGCcaggaagaaatggagacagaTGTTTCCAGCTGCATCAGGTCCATGCGCTTCATCTGCTACTTGGTCTGTGGTAACGGTGGGCAGCCCCCATTCCTGAAGAGCTAAGAGTTTAGCCGGGAACTGGAAGAGGGTTGCGGCTGGTAGAAAAGACCTATTTATTATCAGAGGTTAATGGGAGAGACTGAGAGGGGGCATAGCTAAGCAGAATTAAGCATAGAGGAGAAAAGTGT
This portion of the Vulpes lagopus strain Blue_001 chromosome 2, ASM1834538v1, whole genome shotgun sequence genome encodes:
- the LOC121483967 gene encoding probable UDP-sugar transporter protein SLC35A4 translates to MKRQRLPLALQNLFLYTFGVLLNLGLHAGGGPGPGLLKVFSGWAALVVLSQAVNGLLVSAVMKHGSSITRLFVVFCSLVVNAVFSAALLWLQLTAAFFLATLLIGLAVHLYYGSR
- the LOC121483968 gene encoding SLC35A4 upstream open reading frame protein-like; this encodes MADDKDSPPKLKDLAFLKNHLECLQQRVKEEVSSGMSQDGSLLSSPFLKDFLAGYVVAKLRASAVLGFAVGTCTGINTAQAYAVPNVEKTLRDYVRSLWKGPD